The Lycium ferocissimum isolate CSIRO_LF1 unplaced genomic scaffold, AGI_CSIRO_Lferr_CH_V1 ctg19587, whole genome shotgun sequence genome contains the following window.
GATGAAAACTAAATGTTTAACAAATTTGATGTCTAGTTTTGAACACGAATTATTTGACATTATTCTAAGGAtggaggaaaggaaaaaaattccaGCAAAGGAACGACGATCGTTGGTGGATTGATGAAAGAAGAACAAAGGTGTAAACAACGAAACtaatgatatttattgtttattAAATGTTCCTAACCAATTTGATGAAGGAAGGATACGGTGTCAAACATATACTTTCCAGATGCAAAGTTAAAACCCTTGTTTGGAATTTAGGTTTAAATGAGAAGACTTATTCACTTTGAAATCTCTTATTCAAAAATGAAAACCAATGATATATTATTAGGAAACTAAGATTGGAGAATGGACgcatttgatcaaacaaatttGGGGAATAAGTGATTTATGAACGTTAACTTAACCCATCGGTACTAAAGTTACAAACTTGTCGCGTGGGATAGAGATTATGGAATTGTGTTGATTCTCGGATTTCTTCAATTTGAAAGATTTATCTTGCGTAAAATTGGAAATCATCGAAGATTTCAAATGGGTGTTCTCGGGGGTTTATGGTccacttgttacacctcgagaGAAGCGAATTATGGTATGAACTAACAATATGAATCGAAGTCTTTGGTCGACTTGTGGGTGATCGGGGAGATTTCAATGTTTGTAGATTTGAAGAGAAAGGCTCAACCGTCTTAAGAAGATAAAACTTATTGTAACAATGAGAGGTTTTTCGTACATCATTCTCGACTTGGAATTAGATTTGACCCTCCACTTCAAGGAGCTCGGTATCATTGGCCGTCAAGAGGGGACCATTTGTCTCCAAGCCTCGAATtgacttgttctattttccTCTGAAATACAGGAGATGTTCAACTTGTTAAACAAATTGCCAGATGGGGTTTTCTCGGATCGGTTAGATTTTATGACTTGGAAAGTGGGGACCGGGAGGCATCCCTTTCtactttaaatttgaaaataaatacttaacaaaatgtttttgaaaagcgATGAAGGGACCTAATATATTCTTAAATTACGGTAATGTCCGATTTTGTACTCCTCAATATAACTTAAACTTGAAAAGGGATATCAATAAATGCAAAATCAATGAGATGTTTATGGCAAAGATTAGGGCTCCAACACACATTATTAAACACCTAATATGGATCTCCGAAATAGGAAGTAGCCTCCGGCTAAattcttatggcgaaataacaaccgagaagaaatgacttaggaGGTAAGTGAAGATGAAATTCACATACCCGCACTTGTTTCGCCCAGGAAGAGATCCgttgatgagacatcgagattatgtaggtatgttttttttatgtatatgggtcgtgtgtggcaaACTTATattctattgtgttgtggccgggcccaggcaatgttattgtgggGTGAAACGGGAAAGTAGTGCCATATTACTTCGGAAACTgcgcaaaattttcgtagaattttCGAGCGTTTaacgttcgaggacgaatgttccaaaaaggaagaatgttacaccttgaaatttcccgttagcattatcttgaatagactaatgaaggacACGACATATACGAtatttgataagtaagaaatagcatttgatggtcctaatcgagatttcaaagacatgtgaggtaagggaaggaagttgttaatgaaagcaaggtatatgttgtgtgtcgggcaagatttacgagtgtcgaattaatgatggcttaatgatgctctggagaagagttataacgccccttagataggtaatgaggtgttaaacaagtgttaagaatgttccataaggattgggagATCAAGCAGTTCCGAACAAATTCGGATAGGCGGGCAACGTACGGTCAACATACTAGCGTATAAAACATAATGGCCGCATGTCTAGCCGTATGTTCTACCCAGAATGAgagccttcactggaccaaacatacggtctaGACATGcggtcagtataaaatatacaGATATGTCCGAGTCGGGTCCAActtttaagttgatataaggacccccaacttcatttatttcatttcattttcactccataCCTCAAGAACCCAagataaattgatgatcaacttcatcaaaccaacaaaaccaagtgtatgaaacacattaaagttcatccaagccatttcaatagaagtgaactagggttttggtgtaagaagagtatttccactcaaggcgtattcttccattatctaaggtgagttttatggtatttccatattGTTTGAGGtctttgaaaagttgaaacacttggattgtagtaggaaataggaaatgggtcatgaatgtaagaatagtgacatattgagtagtagtttggaatgaatcatgaatattgatatgttgtgattgtaagtaggttatgaatgaaatttagaacatgggataagtattatatgtgagaaaacacAATAgcgaactatgaccatgattatggagacgTTGAAGTGAAATTAAGAGATAGGGATAATGtggatgaatgatgattgtttcttataatattgtgaatgttgttatggatgtttgggagttgatatgtaatatgaggaaagttgtataaacaaaggaaatgctgcccaattttctctagctttagtaagcacgttcttataattgattagctaatgttaatgcgaattctcttgaaggtagaaacgcgagcatcgaaggagaacgatcaaatgatagaatagctaaacgaaagaggtatgtaaggctagtcccttctttctaaggcatgactccatggcatgaattttccTACATTTCCATGACTTTTCTACACAtcgaaaactatgagtctatggttATAAAGGGCTTgtcataagataaagaaaagagatacgatgcGAGCATGATGATGAGGAATATGAGTTGAGCCTAAAAGTTCTAAAGTCCATGTTATGTTAATTCCATGGAGttcttgctatgaatacgatatgatgtttctataatcTAATGACCCTAAATATAGTtcccccgacatagctatagttgccttcaagttctaatgtatgttttggtgataaatgtataatgatgctaagttatgataaagtcatgatatgcctatgagatgaataataatgataagtctatgatatgcacgatgatataattccaccgtgcctaaatggccggacatgtcaccgcgaaggcgggctgcttgtgattccaccgtgcccaaatggccggacatgtcaccgctaaggcgggctgcttatgattccaccgtgcctagaaggccggacatgatcaccactagtgggcggcgtatgatggttacccggacgcgggttaacgatgatgatatatatatatatatatatatatatatatatatatatatggtacgATGATGGAAAATCAAAGAAGCAAGGCTTTGGAGGAGCTGGACCATTTAGAGCAAATTGCAGAAAACAGAACCCACTCAGCAGAGGAGAAGCTCAAATCTCTAAGCTTGAAGCTGGAGCTGGAACAGATAGCAATTGCAGAAGAGATCTCTTGGAGGCAAAAATCAAGATGTCTTTGGTTGAAAGAGGGGGACAAGAACACTAAATTTTTCCAGAGAATGGCTAACTCTCATAGAAGATGCAACAACATTGACAAGCTTAAAATAGGGGCAGAAGTCACTGAGGACAAGGGACTGATCAAGGATGGCATTCTTGATTTTTATCAGAATCTTTGCAAGGAAGCAGAACCATGGAGACCCTCAATGAACTTTGAGAACCTTTCCACCATCAGTCCAGAGGAAATGGTGGAGATGGAAACCCCCTTTACTGAACTTGAGGTCCTTACAGCCCTAAAATCTTGTGCCCCGGATAAAGCACCAGGCCCTGATGGCTTCACCATGGTTTTCTTTCAGAAAACCTGGAGCTTTATCAAAGCTGACATTATGGGAGCTTTCAATTTTTTCCACCAAAACTGTCAAATAGTGAGATCCTGCAATGCATCCTTCATTGCTCTCATACCAAAGAAGAAAGGTGCAATAGAACTCAGGGATTTCAGACCAATCAGCCTGATAGGCAGTGTCTACAAGCTCGTGGCCAAAGTTCTAGCTGAAAGGTTGAAAAAGGTGATGTGCAAGCTGGTTTCAGGGCAACAAAGTGCTTTCATGAAGAATAGGCAAATCACTGATGCTTCTCTGATTGCAAATGAGGTTCTTGACTGGAAACTGAAAAGCGGGGAAATTGGCATTCTTTGCAAGTTGGATATAGAGAAGGCTTTTGATCAATTAAATTGGACCTATTTAATTGAACTTTTAAAGAAGATGGGCTTTGGGAATAGGTGGATAAGGTGGATATTTTTTTGTATCTCTACTGTAAAATACTCAATCCTAGTAAACAGAAGTCCAGTTGGTTTTTTCTCTCCACAAAAGGGTCTCAGGCAGGGAGACCCACTCTCccctttcttgtttattttGGCTATGGAGGGCCTAACTCAGTTGCTGGAAAGGGCCAAGGAACTCCAATGGATCCAGGGATTTCATGTGGGCAGAGATCCCATCACCTCTGTCACAGTATCTCATCTACTTTATGCAGATGATACTTTGATTTTTTGTGGAGCAGACAGTCAGCAGGTGAATTACCTCGACATCACTCTGATGGTATTTGAATCAATCTCTGGATTGCACATTAACATGCTAAAAAGCAAAATCTATCCAGTCAATGAAGTTCCCAACCTAGAAGCTCTGGCAGAGATCTTAAGTTGCAATACTGATTCTCTACCTACCACTTATCTGGGATTACCTCTTGGGGCCAAGTTCAAGTCTGTTGAAATATGGAATAGAGTTATTGAAAGAATGGAGAAGAGGCTTGCTACATGGCAGATGCAATACCTTTCTCTCGGAGGTAGAgtcacacttataaatagtGTATTGGACAGCATTCCTACTTATATTATGTCCCTCTTCCCTATGCCAAGTTCAGTCACTAAGCAAATTGATAGACTTAGAAGAAAATTCCTATGGGAAGGAAACAGTCAAACCCACAAATTCTCTCCAGTCGAATGGCAAAAGTGACTTCCAAAGGCCGTAGGAGGGTTGGGGATCAGAGATTTGAAGCTGCACAATAAgggattgctaatgaagtggcTATGGAGATATGGGCAACCTGAGGCTGGTTACTGGAAAGACATCATATTAGCCAAGTATGGTGCCCAAAATCACTGGAGCGCTAACAGAAACAGAGAACCACATGGTGTAGGGGTCTGGAAGCATATCAACAACCTTCAAGaggatttttttccaaaaaatctcCTTCAAGGCGGGCAATGGTCTACACATTAAATTCTGGGAAGATTTATGGCTAGGTGAATCTACTCTTAAAATTGCCTTTCCAAGGTTATACCGGGTAGCAAGCAATAGAGATGCCTCCATTGCACAGTATAGGGAAGGCAATGTTTGGAGCCCTGTTTTCAGAAGAAATCTCCAAGACTGGGAAATCAATGACCTCCTACAGCTATTGGGTGCTCTCGAAAACTACATATTAGCTGAGGCACCTGACAGGATCATATGGGGAAATTCAAAGAAGGGGGAATACACTGTGAAACAATGCTACGAGATTGGGTGTTCTGAGAATGGTTTGCTTGAAAATTGGCCTTGGAAGCATGTTTGGAGGACTAGGCAGCCTCTGAAAGTCAGTTGTTTCACCTGGACAGCTTTAAAAGGGGCTTGCCTGACCCAAGACAACCTCAGAAGGAGAGGCATCATTCTTATCAACAGATGCCATCTATGCTATCAGACCAATGAGACTGTGAATCACCTATTTTTGCACTGCCCAGTGACTGCTGCTGTCTGGCACTTCTTTTTCTCATTGTTTGGTCTTAGTTGGGTTATGCCTTCTTCTATTAAAGATGCTTTTGAAAGCTGGATATTATGGAGAGTTGACAAATCCATCAAAAGGATCTGGAGAATGATCCCAGCAGCCATCTTCTGGtgtatttggaaagaaagaaacaatagATGCTTTGATGGAAAATCAACTCCCACCAGTTCTTTGAAAGGAATCTGCTTAGTTAGTTTGTTTAGTTGGCATTTCCATACTCTGTAAACAGTGTTGATAACTTTTTGGATTTTGTTGGCTCCTTTTACTCTTATTTAGCAGAGTTTCTGAGGCAGCATAGGTTTAGACTGTTTGCACAGGTTTATGCTCACCAATCTAGCTTCATGCAGCTCTATGTTTGAAGCCTAGGTTTCTCTCTGTAACTTTGCATCTACTTGATGCCTTTTCTAATGAAATTTGTTTaccttaccaaaaaaaaaaaaaaaaaaaaaaaaaaaaaaaagtgaggccTTTAGCTTTTTCTATGCTATTGTTCTTTGAATAATGATGTTAATTTCAAGGTCCGCAGGTTAAACGCTCTTACCTTCAGATACAATCTTTTTCCTATTTCCCGTGTTTCTTCACCCGCACGAGAGTAAACTCTTTCTGGTTGCAGCATATTGTTTATCTGTGAATGGTAATTCTTTTTTACGTCCTTAAATACTTACTTCGGTATCAGTGTTGAGTTTAGTGCTCTTTTACTGATAGTAACAGTACAACCACAATGGTATATCCCTTTAAGTTTGTGTGTTCAATTTGTTGTAGCCGcctttgttgttgttaatggagCATTGGAGCTGTCTATCGTTTTCCTATTGTTGTTTCATAATTATCAtacatattttcctccttctgtCTTTCTGTAATACTGAAAGATAAATATTGCAGAATGTTGAGCTTTTGACCTCAACAACGTAACTTATGCATCTAAATTTTATTTGTCTCTACTCTTGTGGCATAAGTTTACTCTTTTTCCTTGTCACTGAACTGCTTGAACAGTTATATAAAATGGAAATGATTCATATATTACCACAGATTTGTTGTGTAATGCGACTGAAAGTCCAAATTTGCATTGAATCAGTGGGAACATATTTCCTTCTAAGTGCTGAGAATTATCAGTAGTAGTGAAGTTCATTTTCCTCAGCCATGCCTCTTCTACAGTTGTCTATGTCTACTTGTACTCAGTATATATGTTAAGGCAAAGATGTCAAGGGTCTTCTGGACCATCTGGGATTTCGGATATACACTATTACTTTATATCAGGCTCAGCTTGCACATTCTTTATAACGAGTATACAAGTACAAGTTAGACCATTCCTCCCGTATTTAATCTATTGCATGCTCGAGTTAATTTTGATGATATGTTGTGTCATTTTGTTTTGCTTCACGGTATTTCTGTCAAGCATGTCCTGTTGGTCATTTAAATTTAgttgttgttggatttttgCATATATGAGCTGCCTTGAGATgaagataaaaataataaggATCCTAACAAGACTATGAGGGAGATAGGACGATGAGGATTAAGGTGTGATCGCACCAAGGATAGGTGTACCAAAGGATAATAAGAATTCGTTAAGTTGACAATCTGGAAGCTTTCTATATATTGCAGGCAAAGATGAATGCAGACAATAGAGAGGCAGGTGGATCGATGACCTTGGAGTCATGTGTTAAAGGATTTGgggttatttttaaaaaattggatgTTGCTGTGAATCCTTGGTGGATTTAATTCTTGAAGTGGCAGAATAATACAATAACATTACATGGCATAGAGGTGCTATGCCTTCCGTCTTCTGACTTTGTGTATTTGCTAAGAGATTCAAACTTCAGGTAATGGGGCATACATGGAGAGTATGATTAGCTTCCAAAATGTTATTGCTGCATTGTCACAAAAAGGCACTCGGAGAGGGAAATAATGTAAGACTACTTGGTTTGGAATTGCCTGTACATGTATTAATCTTGCCTGTGGATTTTTTTAGTAGAAACTGTGGAAGAGTTTATTAGTATTTGTGCCTTTTTTATATCATTCGGTTTTCGTCTAATTCGAATTTGTTCGCGACATATAAGGCTCATTAATTGAGAAGCCTTATTAGGATTTTTCTATTCGATGGTGCAAATCCATAATCTTTGGTTAAGAATTGACAGATCTTATTCACCATCACACTCCTTGGCAATGGCAGGGAATAACATacaataaaaatattcaaaatatagaTGGTGATGCACAAGAAGGTGAAAATAGTAATCTTGGCAGCAAACATCACCGAAACACTGAACTTATATTCAATGAATTCGTACAAGTACTGAAAATGAACTACATGATCGTAATTTTGATCTTAACATGGA
Protein-coding sequences here:
- the LOC132042988 gene encoding uncharacterized protein LOC132042988, with amino-acid sequence MKWLWRYGQPEAGYWKDIILAKYGAQNHWSANRNREPHGESTLKIAFPRLYRVASNRDASIAQYREGNVWSPVFRRNLQDWEINDLLQLLGALENYILAEAPDRIIWGNSKKGEYTVKQCYEIGCSENGLLENWPWKHVWRTRQPLKVSCFTWTALKGACLTQDNLRRRGIILINRCHLCYQTNETVNHLFLHCPVTAAVWHFFFSLFGLSWVMPSSIKDAFESWILWRVDKSIKRIWRMIPAAIFCVDNFLDFVGSFYSYLAEFLRQHRFRLFAQAKMNADNREAGGSMTLESCVKGFGVIFKKLDVAVNPWWI